Part of the Puniceicoccaceae bacterium genome is shown below.
GGATTTCGGCGGCCTTTTTGACCACACGCTGTGCATCCGGAATTTGAAGTTTCTCGAGCGGCATGCTGTAGATCTGGGGAGCATCGATGGCCGAAACACGCTTGATCGGAGCGTCGAGGTCATCAAAGGCCTTGTCCTGGATCAGAGCAGCGATCTGGGCGTCCACTCCGCAGAAGGGCTTGTTCTCCTCAACGAGCACAACGCGGTGAGTCTTGCGTACGGACTTGAGAATGGTTTCCTCGTCGAGTGGACGGATCGAACGCAGGTCCACAACCTCGACGGAGATATCATACTGCTCCTCAAGGATTTCGGCGGCCTTGAGACAAGTGATGACGGCTCGCCCGTGTGCGATGAGCGAAAGATCGGAACCCTCCTTCTTTACATCGGCCTTGCCGATGGGGACCAGGTATTCCTCCTCGGGGACCTCGCCCTTGTCGTTGTAGAGAATGGTATTCTCCATGACCATGACCGGATCGTTGTCGCGGATGGCGGCCTTCATCAAACCCTTGGCGTCATAGGCCGTTGCCGGGCAGACCACCTTGAGGCCGGGTGTATTGGCCAGGAAATTTTCGGGTGTATGGGAGTGTGTCGCACCGACGGCAGTGCCACCATTGGCGGGGCCGCGAATGACGATGGGGCAATGGATCTGCCCGCCGGACATGTAGCGCACATTGGCGGCGTTGTTGATGATCTGGTCCCATGCCACGTAGGCAAAGCTCCAGAACATCAGCTCCATGACCGGGCGAATGCCCAGCATGGAGGCACCGATGCCCATGCCGATAAAACCGGCCTCACTGATCGGGGCATCGACGACCCGCTTGTCGCCAAATTTTTTGAGCAGTCCTTCGGTGACCTTGTAGGCACCATCAAACTGGGCAACTTCTTCTCCGATGATCACAACGTTTTCGTCCCGCTTGAGTTCCTCAGCAAGGGCTTCGTTGATCGCCTGACGATAGGTAATACTACGCATGAAAGTATGAATGGTTAGCTGGATTGGCGCTGCGGTTCAGAGGGTTTCAAAAAAGAAGGTACCCTCCGCCATTTTTTGATCGGGATGGTCGGTATCCCAATAGATGTCAGACATCAGCTCCTCCTGTGGAGGGAAGGGACTCTTGTCCGCAAACTGTGCCGACTTCTCGGCCTCCTCGGTGGCTTCGGCGCGGATCTGCTTGAGCAGGTCATCGGTGAGCACACCTTCCTGCTTCAGGGTTTCCTCGTAGAGCGTGATCGGGTCCTTATTCTTCTTATAGTTCTCGATCTCCTCCTTGGTGCGGTAGGACTTGTCGGGATCGGACATGGAGTGTCCGCGATAGCGATAGGTCCAGAGCTCGACGATGCTGGGGGTCTGGTTTTCCCGAGCATCAGTCATTGCCTTGTTGAGGATGGAGCGCGCTTCGTAGACGGAATTTCCGTTGCCGGCATACCAACCCATCTTGTAAGCCTCTGCGCGCTGGGCCAACACATCGGCTGCGGAGGAACGCTCCTGGCTCGTACCCATGGAATACCCATTATTTTCGATGAGATAGACCACGGGAATGCGCCAGAGGGAGGCAAGGTTGAGCGACTCGTGGAAGACACCCTGGTTGACGGCACCTTCGCCGAGCATGCAGACAGCGCAGCCCTTGAGACCCTTATACTTCAGGGCATAGGCGAGGCCCAGTCCGAGTGGAGTCTGGCCCGCCACGATGCCATGACCGCCCCAGTAGCGCTTGTCGGGTGCAAAGTAGTGCATGGAGCCACCCTTGCCCTTGGAACAACCGGTGAATTTGCCCTGAAGCTCGGCCATGCATTCATTCATGGACATGCCGACGGCGAGTGCGATGCCGTGGTCACGGTAGGCCGTGATCACGTGATCGTTTTCGCCCATGAGCGATGCCACAGAGGCGGCGATGGATTCCTGGCCAATGTAGAGGTGAAGGAAACCACCGATTTTGCCCTGCTGGTAAACGCGAAGGGTGCGTTCCTCAAATCGCCGGATGCGGATCATCTCGCGCAGCAGATGGATGCGCTCCTCCTTCGAGAGGGATTTGTTGATCGGGTCTTTTCCGTATTTTTTGTTGTGTTCGAGGACCTCCTCGCGCGCGGCGATGGAAAATTCCTTGGAACGTTCAGATACTCTTTGGGTAGGCACGATTGCTGATTAAGTATTTCGGTTGTGAAAGGTTTGAAAGCTGAAAAAGCGCGGCCCCATCAGGCACTGCTGCGCTCGGGCTTGCGGTAGCGGGCTGACTGCTCGTCAGCTTGGTAGGAGGAGCGCACGAGCGGCCCGGACTCGACGACGTCAAATCCGAGTTCAAGCCCCCAGGATTTCCAGTGCTCGAACTCCTCAGGGGTAACCCAGCGGTCGATGGCCACATGATCCGGGGTTGGCTGCAGATATTGCCCGATGGTGACGATGCGTACGCCTGCATCGTACATGTCGGTGAGCACATCTTCAATTTCCTCCTGCTGCTCACCGATGCCGAGCATGATGCCGGACTTGGTTGGAAATCCGCGCTTGGCCGAATGTTCGAGCACTGCGAGAGAGCGGTCGTAGCGTGCGGTTTTGCGGATGGGACGCTGCAGGCGTTCGACGGTCTCCATGTTGTGGTTGAAAATCTCGGGTTTGGCATCGAGCACGATATCGAGATGATCCATGTTGCCCCGGAAGTCGGCGGTGAGCACCTCCACAGCAGTTTGTGGGCAGCGCTGGTGGATCGCACGAATCGTGGCGGCCCAGATCGAGGCGCCACCATCTTTGAGGTCATCGCGCGCCACTGAGGTCACCACGCAGTGTTTCAAATTCATTTTGGCGACAGCCAGAGCCACGCGCACCGGTTCACCGAGGTCGAGTTCCGTCGGACGACCGGTTTGAATCGCGCAGAAGCGACAGGAGCGCGTGCAGATGTTGCCGAGAATCATGACCGTTGCGGTGCCTCGGGACCAGCATTCTCCCATATTGGGACACTGTGCGCTCTGGCAAACTGTATGCAGTTGGTTCTGCTCTACGGTCTCGCGCGTTTCCCGGTACATCGCACCGGTCGGCAACTTGGCTTTCAACCACTTTGGCTTACTTTTCAGCATGGGTTCGCATAGTTAGTGAAAATCCCCCAGAATTCAACTTCTAATAGGTGCTTGACCATGGCCATATCGGGTATGTAACCCAGTTCGGCAGCCATGGAGGTGACGGTTCCGTCGGTGATGCCGCAGGGAACGATTCCGGCAAAGTGTTCGAGGTCGGGATCGACGTTGAGTGCGAGACCATGGTAGGTGACCCACTGTTTCACTGCAATTCCCATGGCAGCGATCTTACGCTTCTCCAGCCAGATGCCCGTCATTCCCTGCCTCCGGCTGGCGAACAGACCAAAATGGGCGAGGGTGCGGATAAGGGCTTCTTCTAAATGACGCAGGTAGCGGTGCAGATCCTTGTGATGGGCGAGGTTGACGATGGGGTAGGCGACCAACTGGCCGGGGCCGTGGTAAGTGACGTCGCCTCCACGGTTGGTCATTTCCACGGCAATGCCAGCCTGTTCGAGCAATGCTGCTCCCCATTTGAGATGTTGTTCGGCATTCTTGCGCCTTCCGATGGTGTAAACGGGGGAGTGCTCGGTAAAAATGAGCGTATCGCCGCGCTCACCAGCGATGCGCTCGGCTACGCAAAGCAGCTGCCGGTCATAGGCCTCTTTGTAGGAAGTGCGCCCCCAATCTACCGTATTGCCAATCATGTGAGACTGATCTTGCTGCACGATTTGATAATACGCAATCTTCGGAATGACGGAACGGGGTGGATTTGTGCCGGACTGCTCCTCCACTGCATTATGGGCTGGAGCAGGCTCATGCATACATGAAAAAACCGACGATCATCATCGCGGAAACTGCCACCTTGAACAACATGGCTGCCACACCCCCGAGAAAGGAACCAAAGCCTGCCCGACCCGCCTTGCGCCACTCCTGTCCCCCGATGAGTTCGAAGAGAATGGCCCCGATGAGCGGTCCGAAAATCAGCCAGAAGAGGGGAGGTGGGATGAAAAAACCGATCAATCCGCCGACGATGGCTCCCAGTCCGCCCCGCCAGGTGGCTCCGAATCGCCGCGCCCCCCAGTAGGTCAGCGCGTAGTCACCAGCCATGGCGACCAGGGAAAGACCCAACATGATGAGGATAAACTGCCAACTGACGGAGTGGTCGGGCACCCACAGGCGGTGCAAAACGATGCCCGTTAGCACGACAAAGTTGCCGGGAGCCACAGGCAGGATCGTCAGGACAAATCCGATTAGAAAAAAGAGCCACAGCATCGCCATGGCCCAAAAGGGGGCCGAGCTGAGAAAATCCGGTATCCAGTCCCAATTCATGATAGTGTAATGTGCTGTTGATGGCGGAGCAACGCAACCTGCTTGATTGAGGAGAGGGATTGGTGTTGCGCGTTACTTCAGACGGCTCACGGCGAGCGTGTGTTCCTTGAGCGGCTTGCCGTTGAGCAAGTGATTCTGAAGAATGCGTTCAATGACATCGGGAGTGCAGCTCATGTACCAGACTCCGTCGGGCTGCACGAGCAGGTGGGGTCCCTTCTGGCAAATGTCAAAACATTGAACAGGAGTCAGGGCGACGACGGGCTTGGGGTCGTTGCTCAGTCCGAGTTCTTTCAGACGCTTTCGCAAATATTTGAGGGATTCTGCTCCTTTATCCGCGTGGCAGCATTTCCCACACTGTGCACCACCGCAGAAAAACAGGTGATATTTGATGGTTTCGATGCCCAATCGCTCCACCTTGCGTTTGAGCTGGGAATTCAGGCGCGGTGTATCGGAGAGGGATTTGTTGAATTTTCGAACGTAGCCGGCTTTGCGAAAGATCTCAAAAAGCTCCCTGCTGATCCACGCATCCGTGGCCGCGTAAGTGATCTGCTTGGGAGTCAGTTCGTCCTTGGCCCAGTTGGTTACCTGCGCACTTTTGGAGATGCGTTTGCCCAGCAGGATGGCACAGAGACTGCGCAGGCCCGTGTTGTTGATTTTGGCGACTCGCGCCAAGTCGGCAAGGTCGATGAAAGCTTCGGGGGCAAAGGGGAAGAGCTTCATGAGACCGGCCAAATCATCCCTTATGGCGACGCCTGCTTTGGTGATGCTTGCATCTGCAAATAACTCTGCAATGCCGGACTTGTCCTCAATGCGATTGAGCTGGATCAAGTATGCCTTTTTGCGTGTGCACAGCTGCAGCAGTGAGGGCAGGTAGACATCTGTCTTTCGAAAGCTCGGACGGGTTTCGGTGTCAAACCCCAGGATCTTCTCGCGGCGCAGTTCCTTAAGGGCGATGGTCAACTCCTGTGCCTCGCGGACCAATTCTGTGGGTCCCTCATATTCGACCAGCGGCAGTTTGTTGATTTCTTCTTTGGTAATTGATTGGGCGAATGGATTTGTTTTGTAGTTCAGAGGGCCAATCATTGATACAGTCCAGTTTGTCCGTTTGCGTGAAATTGCGATTTGATCAACGCAGTTCATAAACAACAACTCGCCATTGGGGAAGGAAGAATTGTGCTGAGTCTCGATAAATTTGAAGGTTGGCATCGAATCCGCTCACATCACATGGAAGTGACGTTCAACCTGATGTGAGGCAAAGGAAAGTGGAGAACAACGCTTTCGCTTGCGAGCAGCCGAGATTCGGACAAGTTGAAAACGTGCCGTTAAAACAGAGCTTTGCAGCTCGGGATGACGCTTTGCAGCAACTATGGATGACAAGATTTTTTTGAAAGCATTTTGGGAAAGCACCAATTGCGCGATGGTGTTTTTGACACAGGATTGGGATTCGGAATCGCTCCGCATGCCATTTTTCATGGAACCCGATTCCATCCGCTTTGAGATTGAGCGAGTGCATCCCTACGAGATAGCGCGACTGTCGGGATACTGCATTGAAGGGGACCAGATTCGCTTTGTGCTTGATCCTACGGTTCACCCATCGCTGGACGTGGATGAAAGCGTGTATGTGGCGGGGCAATTCAACGATTGGCAAGCAGCGATTGGCAAACAGGCCTACCGCTTGTGTCCCTATGAGATGAATGGAAATCCGGTGCTGGTCGTGGATGTGCCAGTTTCGGAATTGAAGGGGGAATACACGTCCTACTTTCGGTTTGTCTCCGAAAAACACCGCTGGCTGAGTGTGCCCGAAAATGCGCCGAACCTTGTCCCAAATCGTTATCAGGGAAGTGATTTTATGCTGAATCTGCGCCAGAGCGGGCGACATGTCTTTCACCTTCGAACTGATGAATCGATCAGCCTGCACCGGCACATCGCATTGCATTGGAAGGACCCGAATTTTCACGAAAGCATTGCGATTTCGAATGCGGAGTTTTACCTCTCGCTCGAGTCTTCCTTGCCAATGGGAGTCTCACGCGAGGGAGAATTGCTGGTGTTTCGCCTCTTTGCTCCCCGCGCCAACCGGGTGACGCTCGAACTGTTCAAATCCCTCAAACAGGAAAAACGGGAGCGCCATGAGATGAAGGAAAATAAGGACGGCTCGTGGGAAATTGCACTTCCGAGGGACTGGGATCGACACTATTATTATTACTACGTTGATGGCATCAACCATGACGGCTCAACCTGCTTTGACGGCACCTTGCCTATCGTCGATCCCTATGCCCGCGCCATGGCATCTTCGAAAGGACCGGGCATCATCGTCGATCCGTCGACGCAGCCCTTGGCCAATTCCACTTATCACCCGCCGATGTGGCATGATCTGGTGATCGCCGAAGTGCACCTGCGCGACCTGATGGCGAATTCCTTCCTTCCACTCTCTAACACCGAGCGTCAGCAATTTCGGGGCATGAGCAAATGGCTGCGTGATCAGGGCAACTACCTGCGGCAGCTCGGGGTCAATGCCATCGAGTTTCAACCCCTGCACGAATTTGAGTATGACTCCAAGGATGAATACCACTGGGGCTACATGCCGGTGAACTGGTTCAGCCCCGCCAGCTGCAATGCGCGCTTCCCGAAAAATGGTTCACAGATCGAAGGGTTTCGCGACATGGTAGCGGCCACACACGAGGCGGGGTTTGCCTTCATTCTGGATGTGGTTTACAACCACTTGGGTTCTCCCAATGCCTTGTATGCAATCGACAAACACTACTACTATGAGGTGGATTCCAACTTCAACCTGACCAATTGGAGTGGAGTGGGGAACGACCTGCGCTGCCGCTCTCCCATGGCCAAGCGATTGATCATCGACAGTTTGAAATACTACATGACCCACATGGGTGTGGACGGCTTTCGCTTCGATCTAGGCGAACTGATCGGGCGTAGTGTGCTGGAAGAGATCGAGCACGAACTCAAAGCAATCAACCCCTCCGTCATCCTGATCGCCGAACCATGGAGTTTTCGCGGGCACATTGCGGACAAGCTGAAATTCACGGGTTTTGCGTCCTGGAATGACAGTTACCGCGACTTTTTTGTCAAATACCTCGGAGGCGATGGCTCACCTGAGCAGTTCGCCTGGCACCTCAAAGGTTCCCCGGAAGGGTTGACGCGATTTCCCGCGCAGACGGTCAACTATTCCGAGTCCCACGACGACTATTGCTGGATGGATCTCATCACCGAAAATGGGCAGCGGGATGGATCTCACCCCTCCTTCAATGACATGCGGCGCACGCACCTGATGTTTTCGATGCTCTTCATCTCGCTGGGTATACCGATGATTTCGGCCGGACAGGATTTCCTGCGCAGCAAGCGTGGAGTGCGCAACACCTACCAGCGTGGCGACATCAATGCGATGGACTACAGCCGACTGATCTCGTTTTCAAATACCCATGACTACGTGCGGCGCTGGATCGCGTTTCGCCTCTCGGATGCGGGATCGTTACTACGGCTCGAATTCCATCCGGATGAGGACTATTTCCGCTTTTCCCATGCGGAGCATGGAGGACGGGGATTGGCAGTATTGATCAATGCCAATCATCAGCATGGCGAACGTCAGCTGATTTATGCGATCAATCCGAGTTTGCACGCCGAATCCTGCAGCATTGAGGGTATGGGAATCGAAGGAGCTACCCAGATCGCAGACCAGTTCCGTTTTGAGATTCATGGACTTCCGAGTGCGCGCCTGAGGTGGAAGGACGGCAAACTGCTACTGCCACCGCTCACCTGTGGACTCTGGATTCGCTAGGTGCTCGAGAGTGATCGCACAGGGTCTTGTATTCCGGAGTTGAATGCTTCAGGATGTCCGGTTCATTGAGCAATCAGATGGCCACGACACTTCCCAACATCGAACCCATGATTCTATCCGCGCGCGCAACCACGGGTGCGTCCGGACTTTCGTCACTGCAGCAGGAGATTCTGCGTCTGAAAACAGAGCGAAACGCAGTCATACTCGCGCACAATTACCAGATTCCCGAAATCCAGGAAGTAGCTGACTATCTCGGAGACTCCCTCGGGCTTGCCTACCAGGCAGCGTCGACGGATGCAGAGGTTATCTGTTTTTGCGGGGTGCATTTCATGGCGGAAACTGCAAAAATCATCAACCCGGAGAAGCGGGTGATTTTGCCCGATCTGAATGCGGGTTGTTCGCTTTCGGACTCATGTCCTGCGGAAAAACTCGCTGCCTACCGCGAACGCTACCCGGACGACTACGTGGTGGCCTACATCAACTGTTCTGCAGAAGTAAAGGCGCTGAGCGATGTCATTTGTACCAGTGGAAATGCGGTGCGCATCGTGGAGCAGGTGCCTGCGGATCGGGACATTCTCTTTGTGCCCGATCAAAACCTCGGGCAATGGGTTGCGGGGCAAACCAACCGCACCATCAAATTGTGGCCGGGCAGCTGTTACGCGCACGTGCTCTTTTCCAAAGAACAGATCGAGCGCATCCGCCTCGACCATCCCGGGGCAAAAGTGGTGGCTCACCCGGAATGTGTTGAAACGGTTCGCAATATTGCGGACGAAGTTTGCAGCACGGAAAAAATGGTGCAGTTCTGTCGAAGTGACGATAGTGATACCTTTATCGTGGTGACCGAGACCGGGATGCTGCACCGACTCCGCAAGGAACTTCCGAACAAGACCTTCATTGCGGGTCCGACCGAAACCTGCGCCTGCAACGATTGCCGGTTCATGAAACTCAACACCCTCGAAAAACTTCATGCTTGCCTCGAGACACTCAGTCCCGAGATTCACCTGTCTGCAAACCTTATCGACAAGGCACGCCTGCCGATCCAGCGCATGCTGGACTGGAGCCGCTGAGTCCTCTTGCGTGCCCGCTACTGACCGGGCATATATGAGTGCGCAGTGTGGGTCTTCGCTGCCTTGTTGAGGAAGGCTGACATTTTTCGTTTTGATCACACCTGAAAAACGGGCGATTGCGAATCGCACCTACACGCTGGACTTGATGCGTGCACCCTTTGCCGGAGTGCTGGAGTCCGGCATGCATGCACTGGTGCTGTTGATCGCGATTCGGGTCTTTGACCCCAATCCCTTTTTCAAAGCATGGATCCCCGCCTCGATTTCAGTCGGCTTTTTGCTCAGTCCGATCGTGTTATCCGTTGCATGGCGGTTGAGGGTTCGCGCAACCCGCATCGCATCGCTTTTGTGGATACTGAGCGGACTTTGGGTCTTCGGAGCAAGTTATGCGCAGGGATTTCATGGGTATTTTGCGATGCTGGGTCCGGGCATGCTCGTGTTTGCGCTGGTGCCAACGTTCATGATCTTTGCCTATGCAAACAACTACACGGCGCAGCAGCGCGGGCAGCGTATCGCCGTATTTTTCATGATCTCGTCTGCAGCAGCCGTCGTTTTTTCGTTTTGGGCGGGGGAGTGGCTTGATGTGGATTTGGAGCGATTTCGCTGGATTCTGCGAATCATCGCCGCTGCTGCTTTTGCCAGTGCGGCCTGTGCGTTTTTCATGCCTTCTCCGCCGGTGGAGGCGAAGCATCATGGATCACCGCTGCAGCATTTTTCGTTGATCTGGAAGGACCGCCTGTTTGGTGGCATGCTGGCCTCGTGGATGTTCATCGGGTTCGCCAATCTCATGACGATTCCACTCCGCGTGGAATACCTGGCCTCGCCAAGCTACGGATTGAATCTCAGCAATGCGGAAATTTCGTTGTTGGTCGTTGTGATCCCCTCGATCTGCAGGATTCTGAGCACGCGGATCTGGGGGTATTTTTTCGACCGGGTCAACATGCTGGTGCTTCGCAGCCTGCTCAATGGCATGTTTCTGGTCGGCATCCTGATGTTTTTCATGAGTCGAAGTTTTGAACCGATGGCAATCTCCATGGCGATAACCGGCTTTGCCCATGGTGGAGGCAACATTGCCTGGAGCCTGTGGGTGACAAAAATTGCACCACCAGAGAAATCCGCTTCCTACATGAGCGTGCACACCGCAACCACTGGTGTCAGGGGACTATTGTCACCCTTTCTCGGGTTTGCAGCAATCACGCTGTTGGGACCGGTGCAGACTGCCTTGATTGCGTCGGCACTTGCCGGAATTTCGATTCTGATCAACCTTCCGCTGACCCGACACCCACGCCTGAAGGCATCGTATTGACAAGAATTCTGCGTTAGAGAGAAGGCGACTCAGGTTGCAGTAAGACCCGAGTTGGCTCAGTGGGTTTTCAGGAGTTCGATGTGGCGAAGCAACAGCGAGGTGGGCACCAGACCCGCAGGAGATTCATCGATCCAGTTGCGACAGGGTTTTTCATGCCTGAGCTGATGCACGTGCACGGCATCGGGATCCAGACGTCGGTCGAGAGTCGATGCTTCAGCCGGAATCCATTCCACTGGCATGCCATACCAGGTGAAGCCGACCCGGTACCAGCTCGGTCCTGCAGGAGCGGGTTGACCGCGCAGAAAAACCGGGTTGCGCTCCAGAAAGTCGGGACGTTTTTCGAAGTGGATCCAACATTCAAACGAGACGGGTTCTGTGAGGAAGTAGGCAAAAAACGGGGCACCGGGGTGATCGAGGTAATAGTTGAAAAACTCCAGCGGGTGTAGACCCAGCAGATTCATCCCGTTCCAGGAGCCATGCCAGTTGCGGGTTTCAAATCCCTGTAAGGCATACCAACTGTCAAATTTGCTGTTGAGCCTGACCCCGATTTCGAGGTGCAGGTGTGCGTTGGCAACGGGAATGGGGATATTGGATGAGCTGTTTCCCATGGTTCCCAGAACATCTCCTGCGCGCACGCGCACGCCAGGCCGGATGGAGTCTGCGATTTGCTCGAGATGGGCGTAGAGTGAAACCCACTCGAGACCCTGTCCGACGTGAGAGATCACCACATACTTGCCATAATTGCTGTGCTGCGTAGTGCGACTGACATGCGCCACGACTCCGGCTGCGATGGAACCGATCGCATCCAGACTGCGACCATCGGGAGAGCGCTGCACTGATTTTAAGTCAACTCCTTCATGAAAGCGACTTCCGCCATTGCGAGTGCAGCCCCAGTCCGCAGATGCCAGCCTTCCGGATGAAGTGGGTTGCAAGTAGTGTTCTGGATGCTCTCCGTTGAGAAAGGCCGTGTTGGGTGTTGGCCAAACGAGCGTACTTCCGTAGGTGGACACATCCGAGGCCGCTGTGAAAAGAATGCTGCAGGCAAACAGAGCGATGCCCGAAAACCACCACTTTTGTTGTTGCGAAACCATGAATAGCAAGGGCAGAGGGTCAGTTTAAGGCTGTGCCTGAAGCGATTTCTGAATGTTTTGAACCAGCGTGGGAAGCTCGCCCTCATCCACCTCAACATGGATCGCGAGAGTTCCGTCTTCGATGATGCGGTCAATGCGCCAGGCGCCCAGGGGTTCGGAACCCACGACGAGCACGAGACGCCTCGAGCGGTATGTTCCGGACAGCTCCATGAGGCGCAGGCGCGATTCAGGATTTAGCGCAAACTCCAGATACGGACCCATGGTTCCCTGTTTTAACTGAACCGATTGCAGATCAAAGTGGGGTATGCTTGGAACGGGCTTGATCTGGATCACCGATGCGCTGATCGGCAGTTGCACACTCGTCACCCTGGGGTTTCGGAGTTCGGAACCCCGTGCTTCGATGAAAAAATTGGGAATAAACTGAGGGTCAGCCTTCGGACCTGTAGCACAACCCGCCAGCAGCATCAGAAGGCTGATGCATTGCAAAGAGCGCGCGATGGCATGCCTGGGAATGGACTTGAGATTCACGATGCCTCCGGAATTGCAGTTTTTGAGGCATCATCGCTTTGCTCTGCCGCTGCGGATGCATCATCCGAACTGTCAGAACCTCCCAGGATGCTCAGGTTTTTTTCAATGTGAGCCATGTTTTCGGGATTCATTTCCACCGCTTCAACCAGGTATTCCTGCTTGGATTTTACATGGCGAAAATTGAGATAGTGCTGGGGGATGCCGCGAGATGGAATGGATTTGAGGATGCGCTTGCGCTCGAGAAAAAGGGCCAAAATGTAGATCATGCACTTCGTGGAATTGGAGCGAATCGATACCTCGACGGATTCCGCCATCGAGAGGAACAGCTCCTCTACCGATTGTGCCTGCTGTTTCTGCTCCTCAGAGTGAGTGGTGTCGGGTTCCTTGATTCGGCGGGACCAGCGTCCAACGATTGGGCCGTCGAGCGAGAGTTGTTCTGCAACGGACTCGAGCACATCGAGACGAATGAGGCCCTGTGTTGCGCTTTCGACAAGCAGACAAACGACCTGATCTCCGGGTTGGAAGGTTTGGCCGCTATGAGCGCATTTTCGTGAGAAGGATTGAATCTGCCACTCCGTGATCATCTCGCTTGAAGATGAAGGAAAGCCGCACGGGAATCAAGTGTTCGTTGGTCCCTGAGGGTCTGGTTTGCCTTGGGATTCGTGTCCCAGGAAAAAATCGAGCTGTTCGCTTGAATCAATTTGGGCCTTCCGGACGCCATCCTGCATCTGCAATGTGATGCGTTGTTGATGTTTCAGCGAGCCTGCATGAGTCATTACCTTGCCCTTGGAATCACGGACCACCGCAAAACCCCGGCGAAGAACATTGTCAACACCCAGTCCTTCGAGACGTTTTTCCAAGCCTCTCATGTGTTGTGCCCTGCGATCCATTTGATGACGAACTTCCCTGCTCAGGCGCAACTGCAGCGACGTGAACTGGTCGCGCCGCTGAAGGAACTGACGTGAGGGATGCAGGTTTTTCAGGCGTTCAGCGGCGAGGTGGGTTTCATGGCGATAGCGATGCATGGCGCTTGATAGGCGAGAACCCATGCGCTGCTGCAATTCATCCAGGCGCAAATGGCGATTTTCGAGCATGCGAGACGGAGTGACACCCCTCAGACGCTCGCGGTTATGCTGCAGTCGCTGCAAGTGTTGGCGCATGCCGACGGCAAGCTGACGTCGCAGGGCGAGTGTTGACTGTTGCAGCCGTTGTTGAATTTCCAGATACCCGCTGGAGA
Proteins encoded:
- a CDS encoding alpha-ketoacid dehydrogenase subunit beta — translated: MRSITYRQAINEALAEELKRDENVVIIGEEVAQFDGAYKVTEGLLKKFGDKRVVDAPISEAGFIGMGIGASMLGIRPVMELMFWSFAYVAWDQIINNAANVRYMSGGQIHCPIVIRGPANGGTAVGATHSHTPENFLANTPGLKVVCPATAYDAKGLMKAAIRDNDPVMVMENTILYNDKGEVPEEEYLVPIGKADVKKEGSDLSLIAHGRAVITCLKAAEILEEQYDISVEVVDLRSIRPLDEETILKSVRKTHRVVLVEENKPFCGVDAQIAALIQDKAFDDLDAPIKRVSAIDAPQIYSMPLEKLQIPDAQRVVKKAAEIL
- the pdhA gene encoding pyruvate dehydrogenase (acetyl-transferring) E1 component subunit alpha; its protein translation is MPTQRVSERSKEFSIAAREEVLEHNKKYGKDPINKSLSKEERIHLLREMIRIRRFEERTLRVYQQGKIGGFLHLYIGQESIAASVASLMGENDHVITAYRDHGIALAVGMSMNECMAELQGKFTGCSKGKGGSMHYFAPDKRYWGGHGIVAGQTPLGLGLAYALKYKGLKGCAVCMLGEGAVNQGVFHESLNLASLWRIPVVYLIENNGYSMGTSQERSSAADVLAQRAEAYKMGWYAGNGNSVYEARSILNKAMTDARENQTPSIVELWTYRYRGHSMSDPDKSYRTKEEIENYKKNKDPITLYEETLKQEGVLTDDLLKQIRAEATEEAEKSAQFADKSPFPPQEELMSDIYWDTDHPDQKMAEGTFFFETL
- the lipA gene encoding lipoyl synthase: MLKSKPKWLKAKLPTGAMYRETRETVEQNQLHTVCQSAQCPNMGECWSRGTATVMILGNICTRSCRFCAIQTGRPTELDLGEPVRVALAVAKMNLKHCVVTSVARDDLKDGGASIWAATIRAIHQRCPQTAVEVLTADFRGNMDHLDIVLDAKPEIFNHNMETVERLQRPIRKTARYDRSLAVLEHSAKRGFPTKSGIMLGIGEQQEEIEDVLTDMYDAGVRIVTIGQYLQPTPDHVAIDRWVTPEEFEHWKSWGLELGFDVVESGPLVRSSYQADEQSARYRKPERSSA
- the lipB gene encoding lipoyl(octanoyl) transferase LipB, which codes for MHEPAPAHNAVEEQSGTNPPRSVIPKIAYYQIVQQDQSHMIGNTVDWGRTSYKEAYDRQLLCVAERIAGERGDTLIFTEHSPVYTIGRRKNAEQHLKWGAALLEQAGIAVEMTNRGGDVTYHGPGQLVAYPIVNLAHHKDLHRYLRHLEEALIRTLAHFGLFASRRQGMTGIWLEKRKIAAMGIAVKQWVTYHGLALNVDPDLEHFAGIVPCGITDGTVTSMAAELGYIPDMAMVKHLLEVEFWGIFTNYANPC
- a CDS encoding DUF456 domain-containing protein — protein: MNWDWIPDFLSSAPFWAMAMLWLFFLIGFVLTILPVAPGNFVVLTGIVLHRLWVPDHSVSWQFILIMLGLSLVAMAGDYALTYWGARRFGATWRGGLGAIVGGLIGFFIPPPLFWLIFGPLIGAILFELIGGQEWRKAGRAGFGSFLGGVAAMLFKVAVSAMMIVGFFMYA
- a CDS encoding alpha-amylase family glycosyl hydrolase; its protein translation is MPFFMEPDSIRFEIERVHPYEIARLSGYCIEGDQIRFVLDPTVHPSLDVDESVYVAGQFNDWQAAIGKQAYRLCPYEMNGNPVLVVDVPVSELKGEYTSYFRFVSEKHRWLSVPENAPNLVPNRYQGSDFMLNLRQSGRHVFHLRTDESISLHRHIALHWKDPNFHESIAISNAEFYLSLESSLPMGVSREGELLVFRLFAPRANRVTLELFKSLKQEKRERHEMKENKDGSWEIALPRDWDRHYYYYYVDGINHDGSTCFDGTLPIVDPYARAMASSKGPGIIVDPSTQPLANSTYHPPMWHDLVIAEVHLRDLMANSFLPLSNTERQQFRGMSKWLRDQGNYLRQLGVNAIEFQPLHEFEYDSKDEYHWGYMPVNWFSPASCNARFPKNGSQIEGFRDMVAATHEAGFAFILDVVYNHLGSPNALYAIDKHYYYEVDSNFNLTNWSGVGNDLRCRSPMAKRLIIDSLKYYMTHMGVDGFRFDLGELIGRSVLEEIEHELKAINPSVILIAEPWSFRGHIADKLKFTGFASWNDSYRDFFVKYLGGDGSPEQFAWHLKGSPEGLTRFPAQTVNYSESHDDYCWMDLITENGQRDGSHPSFNDMRRTHLMFSMLFISLGIPMISAGQDFLRSKRGVRNTYQRGDINAMDYSRLISFSNTHDYVRRWIAFRLSDAGSLLRLEFHPDEDYFRFSHAEHGGRGLAVLINANHQHGERQLIYAINPSLHAESCSIEGMGIEGATQIADQFRFEIHGLPSARLRWKDGKLLLPPLTCGLWIR